Proteins co-encoded in one Aspergillus fumigatus Af293 chromosome 6, whole genome shotgun sequence genomic window:
- the nimA gene encoding serine/threonine protein kinase nimA yields the protein MAIALAEADKYEVLEKIGCGSFGIIRKVKRKSDGFILCRKEINYVKMSQKEREQLTAEFNILSSLRHPNIVAYYHREHLKASQDLYLYMEYCGGGDLSMVIKNLKKTNKYAEEEFVWRILSQLVTALYRCHYGADPVEVGSNILGPAPKPSGLKGKQAQMTILHRDLKPENIFLGSDNTVKLGDFGLSKLMHSHDFASTYVGTPFYMSPEICAAEKYTLRSDIWAVGCIMYELCQREPPFNAKTHIQLVQRIREGKYAPLPDFYSPELKNVIASCLRVNPDHRPDTATLINLPIIRLMRKEKEVVDLGKTLRKREEAASQKVKEMEQAFAKLEKEKQQMKTEIENTVRREWEVKARLEIDRQVQNELDRLRKRFEFEVQERVNIEVEKQKRNNTSRDDTVLPTGSSQSSVNSGDDTGFPSNTDLSQLSIESPTANANKQPKKETRTPFSRSKTMVKSPVDVQMAEPSPISIASLSLSPRRTSAASKNIFAEADKQRAKWEPTLAYSDDEDDIPDLPSPTRQKVKHDPPKGPARPLLRQNTTAFMQKLSSQPPLFPSNSSRLPQMPGGPSETRHGEKSRSPHRRLSKIPSSANLAADAGSPTRKSATKQLPSKANGGGEEMFKAVMQRNMGGRTLVELAQARAGGRPMDEVKRCASDSRASGCSSNLKSSDREPPAVWDPEKDEMPSPFLAHGRKVIRNFR from the exons ATGGCAATTGCTTTGGCTGAGGCAGACAAATATGAAGTTTTGGAGAAGATTG GGTGCGGTTCATTCGGCATTATTCGCAAGGTCAAACGGAAATCTGATGGCTTC ATACTGTGTCGCAAAGAAATCAATTACGTCAAAATGTCGCAGAAGGAGCGCGAACAGCTCACTGCCGAATTCAACATCCTGAGCTCCCTCCGACACCCGAACATCGTCGCCTATTACCATCGTGAACATCTCAAAGCGAGCCAGGATCTGTACCTGTACATGGAATACTGTGGCGGTGGTGATCTTAGTATGGTTatcaagaacttgaagaagaCAAACAAATatgcagaagaggaattcGTTTGGCGCATTTTGTCACAGCTGGTAACAGCGCTATACCGGTGTCATTATGGAGCGGATCCGGTTGAAGTGGGATCGAATATACTGGGCCCGGCTCCCAAGCCCTCTGGTCTCAAAGGCAAGCAGGCGCAGATGACTATCCTGCATCGTGACTTGAAGCCCGAAAACATCTTTCTTGGAAGTGACAATACGGTCAAACTTGGTGATTTTGGCTTGTCCAAGCTAATGCACTCGCACGACTTCGCATCCACCTATGTCGGCACTCCCTTTTACATGTCACCCGAAATCTGCGCTGCAGAGAAGTACACCCTCCGGTCTGATATCTGGGCTGTCGGTTGCATCATGTATGAGCTCTGCCAGAGAGAACCTCCCTTCAACGCGAAGACGCATATTCAGCTGGTCCAAAGAATCCGAGAAGGGAAATATGCTCCTCTTCCGGATTTCTACTCGCCAGAACTGAAGAATGTCATTGCTAGTTGCTTGCGTGTCAACCCGGACCACCGACCAGACACCGCCACTCTAATCAATCTTCCTATCATTCGCCTGATgcggaaagagaaggaagtaGTTGACCTTGGGAAGACGCTCCGGAAGCGCGAGGAAGCTGCATCGCAGAAGGTCAAAGAAATGGAGCAAGCCTTTGCGaagcttgagaaggagaaacagcAAATGAAAACAGAAATCGAGAACACCGTGCGCCGAGAGTGGGAAGTGAAGGCAAGACTCGAGATCGACCGTCAGGTACAGAATGAACTTGACAGATTACGCAAGAGGTTTGAGTTCGAGGTACAGGAAAGAGTGAACATCGAAGTTGAGAAGCAAAAGCGAAACAACACTTCGAGGGACGATACGGTCCTCCCAACGGGCAGTTCTCAGTCGTCTGTTAATAGCGGGGACGACACTGGCTTCCCCTCAAACACCGACCTCAGCCAGTTGTCCATCGAGTCTCCTACAGCCAACGCAAACAAGCAACCAAAGAAGGAGACTAGGACGCCTTTTAGTCGCTCGAAGACAATGGTTAAATCGCCTGTCGACGTGCAGATGGCTGAGCCGTCACCAATATCCATAGCATCACTCTCTTTGTCCCCCCGCCGTACCTCAGCGGCAAGCAAGAATATCTTTGCTGAGGCGGACAAACAGCGGGCGAAGTGGGAGCCAACTCTAGCTTActctgatgacgaagatgatatACCCGATCTTCCCTCACCTACCCGGCAAAAGGTCAAACATGATCCTCCCAAGGGTCCGGCACGTCCTCTGCTTCGACAGAACACTACTGCGTTCATGCAGAAACTAAGCTCCCAGCCGCCCCTCTTCCCTTCCAATTCCTCCAGATTGCCCCAGATGCCAGGTGGCCCGTCCGAAACTCGCCATGGAGAGAAGTCTAGATCACCCCATCGGCGTCTGTCTAAAATCCCATCATCGGCGAACCTTGCTGCTGATGCCGGGTCCCCAACTCGCAAGAGCGCTACTAAACAGCTTCCATCAAAAGCGAATGGCGGTGGTGAAGAGATGTTCAAAGCTGTCATGCAACGTAACATGGGTGGCCGAACATTGGTTGAACTTGCCCAGGCAAGGGCTGGTGGACGGCCAATGGATGAAGTCAAGCGGTGCGCAAGTGATTCTCGAGCCTCGGGCTGCTCCTCGAACCTGAAATCTTCCGACCGTGAGCCTCCTGCCGTTTGGGATCCAGAGAAGGACGAGATGCCCAGCCCATTCCTGGCTCATGGGAGAAAGGTCATTCGAAACTTCAGGTAG
- a CDS encoding ankyrin repeat and BTB/POZ domain protein, whose product MMTERTVLRKDQLEISLHNEKKLIQEGTIKDDNPLDLSEPFRELCEACRKGDLKVCQEKITEGVNVNARDPYDYTPLILASLCGHYEVAQLLLESGALCERDTFQGERCLYNALNDRIRNLLLEYDYSKSTDPLQPLAAHVSSLLTRDQPGTSDIVVTAGDESLYLHKFILAARSPYFRGKLVADPKSTTWKLPSTIPPQAFGTAIKYLYFGEAPRDLRSGPGTGFTESEVFAGIDRISKHLEIPSLLDSILDSGDRRLARQRRSMELSRGRDQLEEWFRKNVLGSKIEVNSSKVDGFRWDRHNGIFADVVLRADELREDEDDICDGFNLNGKQQDRKSVLFPCHRAMLLRSEFFQAMFSSTFREAHLKEHLNVIPVDCSPEVLEIVLTFLYTERADFPLDIAVDVLFAADMLFIEKLKTKAAVVISTLGSGDMSQAEAARTRGTKEEDEIDIYAIIRAAWLTRVQRLEEFAARYLAYRLEAHIDSPEFAELIQESAARIKARQETDSIELLDDIRFYLGERFRLRFDDAGLEEMMEEEQRQQLADSSGVDKDLVEITDKVDTMGIQSQTLPIGAEAEVTPGEMIREQGPIIRTLDGEIAGDEFSKDAINYQILMEKLDLLLKELNLEA is encoded by the exons ATGATGACAGAGAGGACTGTATTACGCAAAGATCAACTTGAAATCAGTCTCCACAATGAAAAGAAACTGATCCAGGAGGGGACAATTAAGGATGACAACCCTCTTGATCTGAGCGAGCCGTTTCGGGAACTTTGCGAAGCGTGTCGCAAGGGGGACCTGAAAGTCTGCCAGGAAAAGATCACGGAAGGAGTTAATGTTAATGCTCGGGATCCTTACGACTATACTCCCTTGATTCTA GCAAGTCTCTGTGGTCATTATGAGGTTGCTCAGCTCCTTCTTGAGTCCGGTGCACTGTGTGAACGTGACACTTTTCAAGGAGAAAG ATGCCTATATAACGCTTTGAACGATCGTATACGAAATTTACTGCTTGAATATGATTATTCGAAATCTACCGATCCCCTTCAGCCCCTTGCCGCCCATGTATCGTCGCTACTCACTCGAGATCAACCCGGGACGTCTGATATTGTGGTGACAGCTGGTGATGAGTCCCTGTATTTGCACAAATTTATACTTGCTGCACGTTCTCCGTACTTTCGGGGTAAGTTGGTAGCTGACCCCAAGTCTACGACATGGAAACTGCCGAGCACGATCCCGCCGCAAGCATTCGGGACGGCAATTAAGTACCTGTACTTTGGAGAGGCTCCTCGCGACTTGAGAAGCGGACCTGGTACGGGGTTTACAGAGTCAGAGGTCTTCGCAGGGATTGACAGGATCTCCAAGCACTTGGAGATTCCGAGTCTGCTGGACAGCATCCTCGACAGTGGTGACAGGAGGTTAGCCAGGCAGCGAAGGTCAATGGAGCTTTCAAGAGGTCGAGATCAGCTCGAAGAATGGTTCCGCAAGAATGTCCTTGGAAGTAAAATAGAGGTCAATTCCTCCAAGGTAGATGGTTTCAGATGGGACCGTCACAATGGGATCTTCGCTGATGTCGTGCTTCGAGCCGACGAGCTCcgtgaagacgaggacgacatTTGCGATGGCTTCAATCTAAATGGAAAACAGCAAGACAGGAAATCAGTTTTGTTTCCCTGCCACCGGGCCATGCTGCTTCGGTCCGAGTTCTTTCAAGCTATGTTTTCGTCTACCTTCCGAGAGGCACACCTGAAGGAGCACCTGAATGTCATACCTGTGGATTGCTCTCCTGAGGTTCTGGAGATTGTGCTAACGTTTCTGTACACGGAAAGGGCGGATTTCCCACTTGATATCGCTGTCGACGTTCTTTTCGCCGCTGATATGCTGTTTATCGAGAAATTAAAGACCAAGGCAGCGGTCGTTATCAGCACACTTGGCAGCGGTGACATGTCACAGGCAGAAGCTGCAAGGACTCGGGGtaccaaggaagaagatgagattgatatctACGCTATCATCCGCGCTGCTTGGTTGACTCGAGTCCAGCGATTGGAGGAGTTCGCTGCACGTTATCTTGCGTACCGATTGGAAGCTCATATTGACTCACCTGAATTCGCTGAACTGATTCAAGAGTCAGCAGCTCGTATCAAGGCAAGACAAGAAACTGACTCCATTGAGCTGTTGGACGACATCCGGTTCTACTTGGGCGAGCGCTTCCGACTTAGATTCGATGATGCTGGCCTGGAAGagatgatggaagaggaaCAACGACAACAGCTGGCTGATTCTAGTGGCGTCGACAAAGACTTGGTAGAGATTACCGATAAAGTGGACACAATGGGCATTCAAAGTCAGACTCTGCCCATCGGCGCAGAAGCAGAGGTCACGCCTGGTGAAATGATTAGAGAACAAGGCCCCATCATCCGGACTCTGGATGGAGAAATTGCTGGCGATGAATTCAGCAAGGATGCGATCAACTACCAGATCCTCATGGAGAAACTGGATCTCCTCTTGAAAGAGCTGAACTTGGAAGCTTGA
- the mtfA gene encoding C2H2-type zinc finger protein: MDVASLISPSESDTVPTFRSRSIQNSSASHYKRLSEQSTGSYFSAVPTHTTSYSRTPQPPLSPPAEDQSKCSLPSISILLENADGAAAHAAKRQRNSLSTHRDSDPRPPYDSITPHAMPPTPPLRPGSGFHSNGHSPSTSSVSAASSSALMKNTESYPQAPIGLPSPTDRSSISSQGSVQHAASAPYASPAPSVSSFSSPIEPSTPSTAAYYQRNPAPNTFQNPSPFPQTSTASLPSPGHQQMISPVTPAWQHHHYFPPSSSTSYQQNHDRYICRTCHKAFSRPSSLRIHSHSHTGEKPFRCTHAGCGKAFSVRSNMKRHERGCHTGRPVATAMVQ; this comes from the exons ATGGATGTCGCAAGCCTCATCTCGCCTTCTGAATCGGATACTGTCCCGACCTTCAGGTCAAGATCGATTCAGAATTCATCAGCCAGCCATTACAAGCGCCTCTCCGAACAATCAACAGGCTCTTACTTCTCTGCTGTGCCAACACATACAACGTCTTACTCTCGTACCCCTCAGCCACCACTGTCCCCTCCAGCGGAGGACCAGTCCAAATGCTCGCTTCCTTCCATCTCGATCCTGCTTGAGAACGCAGACGGTGCCGCCGCACACGCAGCAA AACGCCAACGAAACAGCCTATCAACGCACAGGGATTCGGATCCCCGGCCTCCATATGACTCGATCACACCACACGCCATGCCGCCAACGCCGCCATTGCGTCCCGGTTCGGGCTTCCACAGTAATGGCCATTCTCCctcgacatcatctgtctctgccgCTAGCTCCAGCGCTTTGATGAAAAACACAGAATCGTATCCTCAGGCGCCAATTGGGCTTCCTAGTCCAACGGATCGATCCTCGATCTCGAGCCAAGGGTCCGTTCAGCATGCCGCCAGCGCTCCATATGCTTCGCCTGCTCCCAGCGTAtcgtccttctcttctcccatCGAGCCCTCTACACCATCAACTGCCGCTTACTACCAAAGAAATCCTGCGCCGAACACCTTCCAAAACCCAAGCCCCTTCCCCCAAACATCCACAGCATCTCTTCCCTCCCCGGGTCATCAACAGATGATTTCTCCCGTCACCCCCGCCTGGCAACATCACCACTACTTCCCCCCGTCCAGTTCCACGTCTTACCAGCAGAACCATGATCGCTACATCTGCCGGACATGCCACAAGGCCTTTTCGCGGCCCTCCAGCCTGCGCATCCACTCCCACAGCCACACTGGCGAGAAGCCTTTCCGTTGCACACATGCCGGCTGCGGCAAGGCCTTCAGCGTACGGAGCAATATGAAGCGTCATGAGCGTGGTTGCCATACGGGCCGCCCAGTTGCTACCGCCATGGTCCAATAG
- a CDS encoding WW domain binding protein 11 has protein sequence MPKDKERSVNPAMAQRKLEKQKTLKKAKAEALARRNEKLARRNPERIQRQINELKEMEESGQTLRPREKQILEALERDLRAVQKAREALGDKAPTFASSEHRRGPQGGQRDHRDGLLGKRRREDHRRFEPESDSSETDEDVRRIPMPRDTPPPIPKEYQGRRGPNADMDLDSARGPHPLPPKPPVVETKTVYEAKPEIRNLRQEAVSKFIPAAVRVKQESIKGRGKLLEPEEMDRLEKAGYSATSAKLKGGANSAQPAKDDIEQKLLEEEERFNRELRTVQIEEVEDEEAS, from the coding sequence ATGCCAAAGGACAAAGAACGCTCAGTCAACCCTGCCATGGCGCAGCGGAAGCTCGAGAAACAGAAAACACTGAAAAAGGCAAAAGCCGAAGCGCTGGCTCGTCGGAACGAGAAGCTGGCGCGTCGCAATCCCGAACGCATCCAGCGGCAAATTAACGAACtcaaagaaatggaagagtCCGGGCAGACGTTGCGGCCACGCGAGAAGCAGATACTAGAGGCACTTGAGCGGGATTTGCGAGCAGTGCAAAAGGCCAGGGAAGCGCTTGGCGATAAAGCGCCCACATTTGCGAGTTCTGAACACAGACGAGGGCCTCAAGGCGGCCAAAGGGACCACAGAGATGGATTACTTGGTAAAAGGAGGAGAGAGGATCACAGGCGATTTGAACCAGAGAGTGATAGTAGCGAGACAGATGAGGACGTTCGCCGGATACCTATGCCGCGGGACACGCCCCCGCCCATACCCAAAGAATATCAGGGAAGGAGAGGGCCAAATGCAGACATGGATTTGGATAGCGCTCGTGGGCCACATCCTCTACCACCAAAACCACCCGTTGTGGAAACTAAGACCGTATACGAAGCGAAACCGGAAATCAGAAATCTGCGGCAAGAAGCTGTGAGCAAGTTCATTCCTGCGGCAGTCAGAGTTAAACAAGAGTCTATTAAAGGTCGTGGGAAACTGCTGGAGCCGGAAGAAATGGATAGGCTTGAGAAAGCCGGTTATAGCGCTACTTCTGCGAAACTCAAAGGAGGTGCAAACTCCGCTCAGCCGGCAAAGGATGATATCGAGCAAAAGCTTCtagaggaggaagaacgaTTCAATCGCGAACTTCGCACCGTGCAGATCGAGGAagttgaggatgaagaagcttCATAG
- a CDS encoding DNA repair ATPase SMC5: MPFLSTVPRRRRRSEDEDDDEASTNSSRDTTPASRDSINGKRRRLDPVHDGVDEDEDDGEIGDEGSDEGTEQNTPGLTQADSRPTQSSISQTTSLANGEVDDDGYKPGAIVRIKVTDFVTYTSAEFFPGPKLNMVIGPNGTGKSTLVCAICLGLGWGPQHLGRAKDPGEFVKHGCREASIEIELAKGPGLRKNPVISRTIKREGNKSSFTINGKQASLAQVKKFAQSFAIQIDNLCQFLPQDRVSEFAALTPVELLHSTQRAAAGPEMIEWHESLKKLRAEQKKLQLDNQSDKDLLANLENRQEMQRVDVERMRQRAQIKRKIEMLEHLRPVIQYREARNELNQKKTEQRRLRKELEDLEAELAPALRAVNAKQDYCSKLDEVVKYKKRCFEQADRDAMEIVKKIEQFDDALKDLNNQIEAEKKTGQSYRQQATKIQQTINRLNRELNEQPAEFDIGWYNERIKEKRLATRELEAKATEIQQARLPLVEELKSKNDQIRRAEQQLQSLASQSGQQEAKLRKASRDSYQAYKWLQDNQDKFEKEVFGPPIVTCSVNDPKYADAVESLLQRTDFTAFTTQTRNDFRTLQRALIIDLRLHDISIRTSTTPLESFRPPVSDEELRTLDFDGWAKDFLSGPEPVLAVLCSENRLHQTPINLQGISDETFATLENGSISSWVAGKQNYQIVRRREYGPGAVSTRVRQVRPAQIWTSQAVDVLGKQEIEREILALKDELSRIKEKMESERSRLHRMGEEKKELDRERATLEKEKAEKQTALINYRAIPEKIRQQEAKKKDIERLFGEMRVRVLEIRGRQDQISIQKAKANLEYADAVENLRRLQEEATQLSIRLIEGLSDCTTLRERSQHHKMRLDQKSSEVKAAHEDVKTRSEAVRKMVDQANRAIRLINEQEDLREFMPTLVEYTLEQLEADIDSERAHLELVQGGNANVIKEFEEREKQIDKLRDKVSEFQNQLAEYDHAINEIRGKWEPKLEELVKSISDAFSDSFARIGCAGQVTLDKAEDEEGPNGEPGGSNFDQWSIQIQVKFRENENLSILDSHRQSGGERAVSTIFYLMALQSLSASPFRVVDEINQGMDPRNERMVHGRLVDIACAPARNGGGGQYFLITPKLLSGLVYKPGMRVLCIYSGEHMPEDYNLLNFGGAIKRMRALNAKKKGKARAIEGDAHRNNGDVDVYG; the protein is encoded by the exons ATGCCGTTCTTGAGCACGGTTCCCCGTCGTCGACGGCGGTcagaggacgaagacgatgatgaagcGTCGACCAACTCATCAAGAGACACCACGCCTGCATCAAGAGATTCGATCAACGGCAAGCGACGTCGACTAGATCCGGTTCATGATGGCGtagacgaggatgaagatgacggtgaaattggtgacGAAGGCAGTGATGAAGGCACGGAGCAAAACACACCAGGGCTTACGCAGGCTGATTCCAGACCTACACAATCCTCCATTTCGCAAACGACGTCTTTAGCGAATGGtgaggtggatgatgatggctaCAAGCCCGGCGCTATTGTACGCATTAAAGTTACCGATTTCGTCACCTACACATCTGCCGAGTTCTTCCCTGGGCCGAAACTCAACATGGTGATTGGGCCGAACGGAACAGGGAAAAGCACTCTTGTCTGCGCAATTTGTCTAGGTTTGGGATGGGGTCCGCAG CATCTAGGACGAGCGAAAGATCCCGGCGAGTTCGTCAAACACGGTTGCAGAGAGGCCAGCATTGAGATTGAACTGGCTAAGGGGCCAGGGCTCCGGAAGAATCCGGTAATCAGTCGAACAATCAAACGCGAAGGCAATAAGAGCTCGTTTACGATCAACGGAAAGCAGGCTTCTCTCGCACAGGTTAAAAAGTTCGCTCAGTCATTCGCCATTCAAATCGACAACTTGTGTCAATTCTTGCCGCAAGACAGAGTGAGCGAGTTTGCTGCGCTGACTCCTGTGGAATTGCTCCATTCAACGCAGAGGGCCGCTGCTGGGCCAGAGATGATCGAGTGGCATGAGAGTCTGAAGAAGCTCCGAGCTGAACAAAAGAAGTTGCAGTTAGATAACCAGAGTGACAAAGATTTACTAGCAAATCTTGAAAACAGACAGGAAATGCAGCGAGTAGACGTTGAGCGGATGCGGCAACGGGCCCAGATTAAGAGGAAAATCGAGATGTTAGAGCATCTCCGGCCAGTCATTCAATACAGAGAGGCCCGCAACGAGctgaaccagaagaagaccgAGCAAAGAAGACTCCGAAAAGAGCTCGAGGATTTGGAGGCTGAACTAGCACCTGCACTGAGAGCGGTCAATGCGAAGCAGGACTATTGCTCGAAGTTGGATGAAGTGGTCAAGTACAAGAAGCGATGCTTCGAACAGGCAGACCGCGACGCTATGGAGATCGTGAAGAAAATTGAACAATTTGACGATGCGCTGAAGGATCTTAATAACCAAATTGAGGCTGAAAAAAAAACAGGCCAGAGTTACAGGCAGCAAGCGACCAAGATCCAGCAGACGATTAACAGGCTCAATCGCGAGCTCAATGAACAACCGGCCGAGTTTGATATCGGCTGGTATAATGAGAGGATT AAAGAAAAGCGTCTGGCGACCAGAGAGCTTGAGGCGAAAGCGACTGAAATTCAGCAAGCTCGACTGCCGCTTGTTGAAGAGCTCAAGTCGAAGAACGACCAGATTAGACGAGCAGAGCAACAGCTGCAGAGTCTCGCCTCCCAATCTGGGCAGCAAGAAGCCAAGCTTCGTAAGGCATCACGAGATTCGTATCAAGCTTACAAGTGGTTGCAAGACAATCAGGATAAGTTTGAGAAGGAAGTTTTCGGACCGCCAATCGTCACCTGCTCGGTCAATGACCCCAAATATGCTGACGCGGTTGAGTCATTATTACAAAGAACGGATTTTACTGCCTTCACCACGCAGACTCGAAATGACTTTCGGACCCTGCAAAGAGCCCTGATCATAGATTTAAGGCTTCATGACATTAGTATCAGGACTTCAACAACACCTCTGGAAAGTTTTCGTCCACCCGTCTCGGACGAAGAGCTAAGGACGTTGGATTTTGACGGTTGGGCGAAGGACTTTCTCAGCGGTCCCGAGCCTGTGCTCGCCGTTCTATGTAGCGAAAACCGGTTGCATCAAACCCCTATAAACTTGCAGGGCATCTCGGACGAAACATTCGCCACATTGGAAAATGGTTCGATCAGTTCCTGGGTAGCTGGGAAGCAAAACTACCAGATTGTCCGGAGACGGGAATATGGCCCCGGTGCGGTTTCTACCCGTGTGAGACAGGTTAGACCGGCGCAGATCTGGACCTCCCAAGCAGTGGATGTTCTAGGGAAGCAAGAGATAGAGCGGGAAATTCTTGCCTTGAAGGACGAACTAAGTCGaataaaagaaaagatgGAATCAGAGCGGAGCCGACTCCACAGGATgggtgaagagaagaaggaactAGATCGTGAGAGG GCTACActtgaaaaggagaaagccgAAAAACAGACGGCACTTATCAACTATAGAGCTATTCCTGAAAAGATTC GTCagcaggaagcgaagaagaaagatatCGAGAGACTGTTTGGGGAGATGAGAGTCAGAGTCCTTGAAATTCGCGGTCGCCAAGATCAAATTTCAATACAGAAGGCCAAGGCAAATCTTGAATATGCG GATGCTGTTGAGAACCTTCGCAGACTACAGGAGGAAGCTACTCAGCTTAGCATACGTCTTATTGAGGGCCTTTCGGATTGCACGACGTTGAGAGAGCGCAGTCAACATCACAAGATGAGGCTAGACCAGAAGTCTTCCGAGGTGAAAGCGGCGCATGAAGATGTTAAAACTCGATCTGAAGCTGTAAGGAAAATGGTCGATCAAGCAAACAGAGCGATACGGCTCATCAACGAGCAAGAGGACTTGCGTGAATTCATGCCCACACTGGTTGAGTATACTTTGGAGCAGCTTGAAGCGGACATTGATTCAGAAAGAGCACATCTAGAACTTGTGCAAGGAGGCAACGCAAATGTGATTAAGGAGTTTGAGGAACGCGAAAAGCAGATCGATAAATTGCGAGACAAAGTTTCCGAGTTCCAGAATCAACTTGCGGAGTATGACCATGCCATCAACGAAATTCGTGGGAAATGGGAGCCCAAGTTAGAGGAACTTGTGAAGAGCATCAGCGACGCTTTCTCAGACTCCTTCGCTCGCATTGGATGTGCTGGTCAAGTCACCTTGGATAAGgcagaggacgaggaaggtCCCAACGGCGAGCCGGGAGGCAGCAATTTCGACCAGTGGTCAATCCAGATCCAAGTGAAATTTCGAGAGAACGAGAACTTATCCATACTTGATTCCCATCGACAGTCAGGCGGAGAGAGAGCCGTCAGCACCATTTTCTACCTGATGGCTCTCCAGTCGCTGTCGGCCTCCCCGTTCCGTGtcgttgatgagatcaaCCAAGGTATGGACCCACGAAACGAACGTATGGTTCATGGTCGTCTAGTCGATATCGCTTGCGCTCCAGCGCGCAATGGAGGTGGCGGACAATACTTCCTCATCACTCCCAAACTTTTAAGCGGGTTGGTCTATAAACCAGGTATGAGAGTCCTCTGCATTTACAGTGGTGAGCATATGCCTGAGGATTACAACTTGCTCAATTTTGGCGGAGCCATCAAACGCATGAGGGCTTTGAATGCCAAGAAGAAAGGCAAAGCAAGGGCTATTGAGGGTGATGCTCATAGGAACAACGGCGATGTTGATGTCTACGGCTGA